From the Kitasatospora atroaurantiaca genome, the window CGTCGCCGCACCGCGCGAGCCCGTCGGCCTGTACACCGGCGCGGTCGTGCTCGTGCTGGTGTACGCGCTGCCCCGGTGGGGATCGGGACGGGAGATCGTGCTGGGCGGCGCGATGATCGTCGCGGCGTGCGCGCTGTGTGCCTTCACGGACGAGACCCCGGTCGTCGAAAAGGTCGTGGGCTTCCTCTTCGGGCTGCTGCCCGGCGTGGTCGGGGCTGCGGTGCGGTTCCGGGTGACCGCTCGCGAGCGGCAGTTGGAGCAGGTGCGCTCCCGCGAGCGCGAGCAGCTCGCCCGGGAACTGCACGACACGGTGGCCCACCACGTGTCGGCCATGGTGATCATCGCCCAGGCGGGCCGGGTGCTTGCGGGCACCGACCCGTCCGCCGCGGTCGAGGCGCTGGAGGGGATCGAGGAGGAAGGGGCGCGCACGCTGGAGGAAATGCGCGCCATGGTCGCCGCGCTGCGCGACCGCGGGGTCGGCGCCGAGCTGGCGCCCCCTGCCGGCGTCGCGGATCTGGAGCGCCTGGTGCGCACCCCCGGCGGTCGCATCAGGGTCGACCTGGGGCTCGACGGCGAGCTGGACACGCTGCCCCCGGCCGTGGACGCCGCCGTCTACCGGATCGTGCAGGAGTCGGTGACCAACGCGCTGCGCCACGCGGTCGACGCGACCGAGGTCGTCGTCCGGGTCGCCGCGGAACGGCACACGGTACGGGTGAGCGTGCGGGACAACGGCCGGCGCACCGGCCGGGGTCGCGACGGATACGGACTTACCGGACTGCGCGAGCGCGCGACCCTGATCGGCGGCACACTACGAGCCGGCCCGGGCACCGACCGGGGCTGGCATGTCGAAGCCGAGCTGCCGAGAGCGAGGAGCGAGAGCGGTGTCCATACGCGTCCTCGTCGCTGACGACCAGACGATCATCCGCACCGGGCTGCGGATCATGCTGAACGCCCAGCCCGGCATCGAGGTGGTCGGCGAGGCCGCCGACGGACGGGAAGCGGTACGTCTGGCCCGCGAACTGCGCCCCGACGTCTGCCTGTTCGACATCCGCATGCCCGTACTCGACGGGCTCGAGGCCACCCGTCTGGTCGCCGGCCCGGGCGTCGCCGACCCGCTGGCCGTGGTCGTCATCACCACGTTCGACCTCGACGAGTACGTCTACGGCTCGCTGCGTGCCGGCGCCCGCGGATTCCTCCTCAAGGACACGGGACCAGACCTTCTGGCCCAGGCCGTGCGGTCGGCGTCCGACGGGGAGGCGCTCATCGCGCCCAGCGTCACCGTCCGTCTGCTCCAGGCATTCGCGGACCTGCCCGCCGGCCGGCCCGCGGCCCAGCCGGTCTCACCCGTCACCGCCCGCGAGGAGCAGGTGCTCCTCGCCGTCGCTCGCGGGCTGACCAACACCGAGATCGCCGATGCACTGCACATCAGCCTCAGCACGGTGAAGACGCATCTGGCCAGCCTGATGGCCAAACTCGGTGCCCGTAACCGGGTCGAGATCGCGATGTGGGCCTACGAAACGCGCCGTGTCCTCCCCGGAACCTGAGCCGGGTGCCGGGCCATGTCCCATGAGTCCCCGCCCGGACATCAGGTGCACCGGTCGGCTCACGTCGGCTCCACGTGCCTCACCCGCCCCAGAGCGTGATGTACCAGGAGGCCGGAACTGGGACGGTGAGACACCCGATACGACAAGACTCCCGACAGCTACCTCGCCAGTCTCCGCCTGCACGCCTCGATGATCTGGATCAAAGACCTCACCAGGACCACCCGATGATCACGACTCGATACGCGCACTAGGAGGCTCAGCGCTCCTGAGGTCGTGAACGGCTGACCGCGTGCCCGAGGGCCGGGCGCTGCTTGCGGGCCGCCGGACCGTCGGGGTAGGAAGGCCGCATGACGGATGACACCCGGCACTGTGCCCTGGCACCGGCCACCGACGCCGTGCTGGCGCTGACAGCCGACCCCGGGCTCACCGGGCCGCGGGCCGACTGCGTCCAGTGCGGTGAGCCCACCGAGCTGCCCGCCGACCACCCGGGCCTCACCCTCTGCCCGCTCTGCACCTGGCAGCAGGCCCAGCGGATCGCCTGCTCGGGCTGACCCGCCGCCCGAGCAGCCGGGGTCAGCCGTCCTCGCGGGCGGCCAGGCGCAGGGTCGAGCCGTGGCGGCTCTTCCTGACCAGGAGCTGGGCGGGGATGCGCGAGCGCAGGTCGGCGACATGGCTGACGATGCCGACGGCGCGGTCCCGCTCGCGCAGGCCGTCCAGGACGTCCATCACCTCTTCCAGGGCCTGCTCGTCCAGGCTGCCGAAGCCTTCGTCGATGAAGAGCGTGTCCAGTGGCATGCCGCCGGCCTCGTCCGTGACCACGTCGGCCAGGCCGAGCGCCAGCGCGAGGGAGGCGAAGAAGCTCTCGCCGCCGGAGAGCGTCGCCGTGTCCCGGTCGATGCCCGTCCAGGCGTCGACCACCCGCAGCGCGAGGCCGGACCGCCTGTTCCCGGCCACCCGGTCGTCGCTGTGGACCAGGGTGTAGCGGCCGCCGGACATCCGTACCAGGCGGTCGCTGGCGGCGGCCGCGACCTGTTCGAGGCGGGCCGCCAGGACGTACGACTCCAGGCGCATCCGCAGCACGTTCTCGGTGGAGGTGCCTGCGGCGAGCCCGGCCAGGCGGCTGATCCGGCCGTAGCGCTCCAGGGCCGGCGCCAGCCCGGCGGCCAGCTCGGCGAGCTGCCGGCCGATCCTGGCAAGGGCGGCACAGCGCTCCCGCGCCGCCGTCTCCTCGGCCGAGGCGGCGCGCAGCCGGGCCGTCGCGTCCCTCAGCTCCTCCTGCACGGCCGTCAGGTCCACGGCGGGAAGCGCTGCCGCGGCGACCAGCTCCGGCTCGGCCAGCCGGGCCTCGGCGGCATCCCGCTCGGCGCGGATGCGCTCCAGACGCTCCTGCAGGGCCGAACGCTCGGCGGCGGGCAGCAGTGCGGCGCGCGCCGCCTCCGGGTCGGCGAAGCCCGCCGCCACGCTGACCTGGGCCAGCTCCTGCTCCGCCGCCCCGAGCCGGGCCGCCGCCTCGGAGCGGCTCCGTACAGCGGCCAGCGCCGCGGCCACCGCGTCGGCGAGCGCGCCGAGCGACGCCGCCCGGGCGGCGACCGACGGAGCGTCACCGCGCGCGGCCGAGACCCGCCGGCCGAGCTCCTGCTGCTCGGCCGCGAGGGTCTGCAGCTTGGCGCTCAGGGCCGCACTGTCCGCCGCGGCCTGGCGGAGCTGGGACTGCTGCTTGCTCTGCTCCTGCGTCAGCTGGGCGATCCGCTGGCTGATCAGCCCCAGACCGTCGGCCGCCAGCAGGGCCTCGCGTCGGCTCTGCTCGGCCGCGTCGAGGGCCTGGCCGAGCTCCGCGACGCTCTGTGCGCCGGCCGCGCCCGCCGCCGAGGCCTCGTCGACCCGCAGGGCCGTCAGGGCGGCCTCGGCCCCGGCCAGCGCCTGCTCGGCCCGGATCTGGGCGGTACGGGCCAGCTCCTCGTCCTCGGCGCGTACCTGGGTGTCGGCGGGCTGTGCGGGGGAGGGGTGGACGGCGGAGCCGCAGACCCGGCAGGGCTCGCCGCCGTGCAGTTGCCCGGCCAGCTCGGCGGCCATGCCGGTGAGCCGCCGCTCGCGCAGATCCAGGCTGTGACCACGGGCGTCCTGTGCCCGGCCGCGCAGGGTGAGCAGCTCGCGCTCGGCGTCGGTGATCCGGCCGCGCAGCTCGTCCCGGTGCCGGGCAGCGGTGAGCCGGCCGCTCAGCTCGGCCCGCTGGGCGTCGAGCTGCTCGACCTTGGCCTCGGCGGCGCGAGCGGCCGTCTGCTCCTCCTGCACGGCCTCCAGCCGGGCGTCGAAGTCGACCAGCCAGTCCTGGGCGTCCTCGGCGAGCTCCTCGGCCCGGCCGCGCTCGGCGGCCGCCTGCTCCTGCTCGCGGCCGAGCGCGGCATGGCGTCGTTCGTCGGCCCGGGCGGCCTCCAGCCTGCCGAGCTCCGCCCGCAGCTGCCGCTCGGCCTCGGCGAGCGCCTCGGCGTCCGCCCGGGCCAGCGAGGGCTCGGTGACCCCGGCCCGGCGGGCCTGCTCCGACCGCTCGGCGGCCAGGTGCGCGCCGGCCGCGCCGTCCCGCAGGCGCAGCACCGACTCGACCACGGCCGCGGCCTGAGCCTGCGTCAGCCGTCGCTGGTCATCGGCCCGTTCTTCGGCGGACTCGGCCAGCCTGGCCGCCTCCAGAACGGCCGCCCGGTGACGGCGCTGGCGGTCCGACAGTTCGTGGGCGCGCTCCTGGCGCTGCTGGGCCGCCGCGTACGTGGTCTCGGCCAGGTCGACCGCAGAGCGGGCCGCCGCGAGCTGCTCGGCCGCCCCGCCGCGCAGGATCGCGGCCCATGCCAGCACCCCGGCAGCCTGTCCGCTCGCCGAGCTGCTCGCGGAGCCGTCCTCGGCGGGCACCCAGGCCTCCGAGGGCTCCGCCGCCGGGCCGGCCGC encodes:
- a CDS encoding sensor histidine kinase; this encodes MLRDDLRTLWTEPRPPDAPARLRQDWALLAAGLAGVALEATLRENVVWRPVAVVFAVWLCLLPLWRRTRPLAMATLGFGSVILLQVASLVAAPREPVGLYTGAVVLVLVYALPRWGSGREIVLGGAMIVAACALCAFTDETPVVEKVVGFLFGLLPGVVGAAVRFRVTARERQLEQVRSREREQLARELHDTVAHHVSAMVIIAQAGRVLAGTDPSAAVEALEGIEEEGARTLEEMRAMVAALRDRGVGAELAPPAGVADLERLVRTPGGRIRVDLGLDGELDTLPPAVDAAVYRIVQESVTNALRHAVDATEVVVRVAAERHTVRVSVRDNGRRTGRGRDGYGLTGLRERATLIGGTLRAGPGTDRGWHVEAELPRARSESGVHTRPRR
- a CDS encoding response regulator; translated protein: MSIRVLVADDQTIIRTGLRIMLNAQPGIEVVGEAADGREAVRLARELRPDVCLFDIRMPVLDGLEATRLVAGPGVADPLAVVVITTFDLDEYVYGSLRAGARGFLLKDTGPDLLAQAVRSASDGEALIAPSVTVRLLQAFADLPAGRPAAQPVSPVTAREEQVLLAVARGLTNTEIADALHISLSTVKTHLASLMAKLGARNRVEIAMWAYETRRVLPGT
- a CDS encoding AAA family ATPase; this translates as MRLHQLTLTAFGPFAGTEQVDFDLLSSAGLFLLRGATGAGKSSVLDAVCFALYGEVPGARKGNPLRSDHADPLVLTEVRLELTLGGRRLEITRSPEQQRPKRRGSGMTTEKPQTLLREWCAGLGDGTSGWRPLSRSHQEAGEEIRRLIGMSREQFCQVVLLPQGDFARFLRADANDRAALLRQLFDTGRFELVERWLGEQRRRHEAAVQDGRLRLRDLAGRAEEAAGPAAEPSEAWVPAEDGSASSSASGQAAGVLAWAAILRGGAAEQLAAARSAVDLAETTYAAAQQRQERAHELSDRQRRHRAAVLEAARLAESAEERADDQRRLTQAQAAAVVESVLRLRDGAAGAHLAAERSEQARRAGVTEPSLARADAEALAEAERQLRAELGRLEAARADERRHAALGREQEQAAAERGRAEELAEDAQDWLVDFDARLEAVQEEQTAARAAEAKVEQLDAQRAELSGRLTAARHRDELRGRITDAERELLTLRGRAQDARGHSLDLRERRLTGMAAELAGQLHGGEPCRVCGSAVHPSPAQPADTQVRAEDEELARTAQIRAEQALAGAEAALTALRVDEASAAGAAGAQSVAELGQALDAAEQSRREALLAADGLGLISQRIAQLTQEQSKQQSQLRQAAADSAALSAKLQTLAAEQQELGRRVSAARGDAPSVAARAASLGALADAVAAALAAVRSRSEAAARLGAAEQELAQVSVAAGFADPEAARAALLPAAERSALQERLERIRAERDAAEARLAEPELVAAAALPAVDLTAVQEELRDATARLRAASAEETAARERCAALARIGRQLAELAAGLAPALERYGRISRLAGLAAGTSTENVLRMRLESYVLAARLEQVAAAASDRLVRMSGGRYTLVHSDDRVAGNRRSGLALRVVDAWTGIDRDTATLSGGESFFASLALALGLADVVTDEAGGMPLDTLFIDEGFGSLDEQALEEVMDVLDGLRERDRAVGIVSHVADLRSRIPAQLLVRKSRHGSTLRLAAREDG